Genomic segment of Andrena cerasifolii isolate SP2316 chromosome 16, iyAndCera1_principal, whole genome shotgun sequence:
CCAGGAACCCTCACATTTATATAAAGCTTAAGAAAAGTACATCAGAAATAAAACTCGCAATCAACATTTCCATCTCGATTTCTTCGTAAATTTATAAGTGGTTATAAACATTGCCTTGCAAGATCATCTTCCTTCTTCGAGGCGCCGGTGGAGCATAGTATAACGTCAGGTGAGTCTCTCATTGTTAAAAGatacttttatttcatttgaaattacacCACTGTACGAAGAATCTAAATCAAGTCCCCACGTAATATAACAGCAGTTGCTTTACACGATGATACGTAGGCTTCACGGTAAGTTGCGCGGCTGCTTTATAGAATATTGATTTGCAATAAAAAGGAATAcccgcttttaataaatttaatcagAGCGGGTGAAACGGCTCGGGAACTTTATCGGTCAACCGCTAGGTAGCGGAAAATAACCCCGATCGGGTAGTTTTGTTTAGAATCGTAAGAATGTCGTTGATGGTACCTACCACAGACGAGGCGTTGAATAGACTTTACATCGAATGTAAATTTTTGCGACACAGATTGGGGGGTCCAAAGCCTCttaccatttccgtgtcgcacgcaacgttatcgattcagatTGGAATTCGATCGGAATCCTACTGACGGTTAGAATTCAAACTAAATATGGTGTAAATTGATTTTGTACCTACACACGGAAATGCTGTTGACTTACACGCGGTCGAGTGCATAGCAGCCTACATCTCGTGTGTATTGCTTCTTCACACGCAGGATACGCGCGCGCACAGTGAACCATCTCTTGAGAGCTCGGCATGAAGTAACCAATAAGCGATTTGCCAGTCTAATCGTTCCAACGTCATTGCATAACTCGCGTTGCtttttaaaccaattatttaatGCGCTGCGTGCAATGATTTTGCACTTGGAGGCGTTTACCGATCGATGTCACGCGCGTGTGGTGACGCCGACCGAAAATGCGTATGGGCGTGATAACGCCGGCGAGTTCTGCGTATTCGATGCACACCAGAACTAACCTAAGAAAGAGAAGGCTTCTCGCTGCGCGATCGTAACGAGAAACATAGATTCCCGTGAATGAGTATGAGCGGTAAACTCCGTTCCCGTTACATCGAGCCGCGACTTCGACGCGCTCGAGACGTTGTCGCCCGTTTTCTGGGACGTCCGTGATAACTCGCGTATAGGTTAGCCCTCTGTCTCTGGGCAGCGTCCATCGACCGTTTACAATCTGTCATTTAGACCCGACACTTTGTAAATCGTAATGTAACGTTATAAATAGAAGCACAGAGCCGACGTTCCGATGGATGTAACGCACGTCTTTTGCCATGTATTTTATAATAACCAGACCTCACGATACGTTCCTGTTGATAGGCAATATCGAATCCCACGGATCCGAAGGTAACTCTACACGAGCCTTCCATTTATCTAACattttatcaatatttactcTATAAATAGCCcgcgtaaatattttttaacgaataGTGGTGATATCGTCTGACGCATAGAATCGGCGCGcgataatagaagcgtagaaagttggTCCATAAATCCGTCGATCCTAAGCAAATAGATCGTGCTCGCGTAAAAAACGGGGATTCGTATGAATGCTCAGCGTTCCTTTCTGTTTCAGCAATCTCTAGGAATGAGAGCGATTCCACTTTGGTGTAACACTTGACTTGTACATCTACAAAATTCAAGAGAGAAGAGATCCAGTGCAATGCATTTGTCGCTAAATGCCTGTGTTCCGTGCACGAGGGATAATGTTTAGGATAAATGTATATTTGTGTATAACCTGACTGCATTGAAAATGCAAGCCAAGAAgcgttatttattattattcgtaaCATGCGCGTTTCTTGGTTACTGTTACTTCGGCGGTTACCGGTTAAAAAGTGAAAAGTGGGCGGGCAGATCTCAGTTGCCTTACGAGCGATTGCCTTCATATTTAAGTTTAAACGAAGAATTCTACGACAAGGATTTAAGGACGTCGAACGGAAACTCGCTTACGTCCCACCGTACCAGCCGGTGCCGTATGGAGACGTGCTTTGACTTTACCAAATGCAAGCAAGGTTTCACAGTGTATGTGTATCCAGTCGAGGATGTGATAAGCCCATTAtaccaaaaaatattaaatgttattacGGAATCAAGATATTATACGCCGGACCCAGCTCGAGCCTGTATATTTGTATTAGCTCTTGATACGTTAGATAGAGATCCGTTGTCCACAGAATTTGTGCATAATCTTCCCGCCAAACTGATGCGCTTACCATATTGGAACAACGGAAGgaatcatttaatatttaatctgtacTCCGGAACGTGGCCCGATTATGCGGAGGAGGCGCTGGCCTTCGATTTGGGATACGCCATACTCGCGAAAGCTAGCATGTCTATCTTCAGGCACAGGCCAGACTTCGATGTGTCTATACCGTTGTTCGGAAAGCAACACCCGGAGCGTGGCGGCGAGCCAGGCCAagctttagaaaataattttccgaataataaaaaatacgtcGCAGCTTTCAAGGGTAAAAGATACGTCCATGGGATAGGTTCCGAGACCAGAAATGCTCTTTACCATTTACACAACGGGAAAGACTTGGTGTTCGTCACGACTTGCCGGCACGGCAAAGCGTGGAAGGAGATGCAGGACGAGCACTGCCAGCAAGATAATCAGGAATACGATACGTGGGTAGAATGGATTTGAAGAGGAATTGTTTGACACAGATGGCGGACTTTAATATTTGATTTTATGATTGCAGATACGATTACGAAATTCTATTGATGAACGCTACTTTTTGTCTCGTACCACGGGGAAGAAGACTCGGTAGTTTTCGTTTTTTAGAAGCTTTAAGAGCTGGGTGCATTCCAGTTGTACTAAGTAACGGCTGGGCGCTTCCATTTCACGAGCGCATCGATTGGACACAAGCCGTTATATTTTCTGACGAGAGACTGCTActtcaagtaattgaaatggAATCACTGCTTGTTGGTTAAAAGTGTAACAGCGAAGCGTAACGAGATTCTATCCTTTCAGATTCCAGATATAGTGCGGTCTGTGTCCAATGTACAGATCCTTAAATTACGGCAGCAGACCCAATTCCTCTGGGAGCGATACTTCTCATCGATAGAAAAGATCGTGTTTACAGTATTCGAGGTAATTACGCGAGAGCGAGGGAACGTCCACGAGCCCGCGACGCCGTTCGCCTAAATTCGTAATCCCTCTTTCAGAATATACGCGAACGTTTACCTTGGGAAGGTAGCAGAGAGAAACTCGTTTGGAATACTAGTCCTGGAGCGTTAGCGATATTGCCGCAGTTTGCTGATAGTCAGCAAGAACTTCCGTTTTCAAAGAGTAACCCGGGTAACACCTTCACTGCCATCATCTACTCGCAGTTGGGATCTACTGCCGTTCTTTACCGTCTGCTGAAAAGCCTCGCGAAAAGCAAATACCTAGATAAGGTGAGTGGCGACCGTGCCTTTGCTTCTCCTTTCCATCGCGAGCTAATAACAAACTCTTGCGTTATCTTGCAGATTATTCTAATGTGGAATTCGGATGTTCCGTTACCAAGGAAGCCACGTTGGCAAGGGATCAAAGCGCAAATACACGTCGTTACGGTCGACGGTATATCCCAACGTTTCTATCCTCATCCGTTAATCAAAACTAGTGCCATATTATCGCTGGATGAAGACGCCACACTCAATATGGACGAAATCGATTTCGCCTTTACTGTCTGGCGTTTGTTCCCCGATCGAATAATCGGATACCCAGCTAGATCGCACTACTGGGACGACTCTAAggtaaggggccgtccttaaattacgtaagggtaattttggcgatttcttaccccctccctccccccagaATAAGAATTCGtatgatttgatattgcaaccctcttcttacgtaatattttttacatttaatttgttCAGTTATTCAAAGTCTTTTAAAGGTttctataattcatttaactcggtttcgggaaatttaaattaaatctaCTTTTCTGgtacattaatgatagaatttgtatttattgaaaactagattaaaaaatatttaagacgctacctgactcccccctcccccttgtgagaaaagaaattcgcgacccccttccaaaagccttacgtaattttaaggacgacccctagtTGGATGGGCAAATGTTATTCAAGCGCTGGCAAAATTCTTTACGATTCCGCTTTGTCGTTTGCAGCGTTCATGGGGGTACACAAGCAAATGGACAAATGATTATAGTATAATTCTAACTGGTGCCGCTTTTTATCACCGTTACTACAATACTTTATATACCGAATTACTCAGCTCGACGCTTCACAAGACTGTCGAGCAGTCGCAAAATTGCGAGGACATACTCATGAATTTTTTAGTGAGCCACGTTACTCGAAGACCACCCATCAAAGTAACGCAACGGAAATTGTATAAAGATACTACGGTGGCTGGAATCAGGTGTGTATCACGTACCCTCCGTTCTTGTAATGACTCCGTTTAAACCGCTACTcacgagggaacatcccgaacccggaaattacaaaaaagtgacccctgaaaatccggttactttccgattttgtgttataactcgtgaacagtaaaataatttgtttaccaaacgatagatctaattaaaagaagtaacttttgtcttgaactttttccctatttctTATAgtccgcgagttataacacaaaattggaaaatagctgaattttcacggattaattttacccccttcgagtgaatttgggcagcaaacaaaaattgtgttgtgatcaggaggaaatcccctacatattctcaaagttacagaattttttgaacttccgggttcgggatcttcccttgtcagttgcaTATCCTTCAATTGACTTTCCCCACCAAGCTCCGGCTCTCCCTCCTTGGTCCAGTGATCCTCTGtatcctcgacctcgtcctacATCTTCTACGTTCACTTTGATACACAACATTACCCGACACTCAAACCTCACGCGTTTATTTTCCACTTTTACGAACGAAAATTCATCAGACGCAAAACCGTTTGAAGCTAACGGAAGAACTACATACAATCGCTCCGAGATCTTTCGATAATCGCAATATAGATTTCGATAATCGAGATGTTGTTGACGCGTTAGTACCGCGGACGTCCGCCAGGATTCCAAATTAACCTAATTAACCGCGTGGTGTGTTTTGCTGTTTAACGTTTTATGAATATGAGTTGGTGTTAATTTTCAGATCCCCTTGGAACGATCCAGACCACTTTATACAACGGCAGACGtgtatgaacacgttcgtagcTGTTTTCGGGTACATGCCGCTGTTGCGATCCAATATGAGGCTCGACCCGGTCCTGTTCAAAGACTCTGTAAGCAACCTGCGCAAGAAGTATAGGCAAATTGAACTAGTTAGTAATTAGGATTATATACAAGGTATTATATTTTATCAGTTACGCAATTATCTACCCTCGAAACGAGCATCCTATATAGCCTCGAACGTTTCGAACGATAGTGGCGCGAATCGCTGTTACGGTTACGCGCATGCGCGCGGCCACGCGGGAATTCTGAGGCTATTTCAAGCGTGTAGGGAACACTTACGCCGTTGTAAGTCACTGTACACCACCGTGTTACCGGTGGTCGTCTGGCAGCGAATTAATGAAGGTCTTTCATTCTCGATGAGATGCCAATACTCTGCGCTTTTGTGTAATCGCGAAtgaattttgtacaaaaaaaaaaacaaaaactaataGGATATCTTACGACACTGTTCGAATTCAAGTCGGGCCACGGCAGGCAAACCGTCGGGCAACCGCCATATTCAATTGATGTACATACGAGTCGTTtcatagttattaataaaacgaaGGGGGAAAGAATGAAAGGAGTAAGAGGAAAGGGGAAATCATTTGACGAATTCTTCGACTTTCGAACCGGTCTTTCAAGCGGCGCGAGATGTATCCTAATCATAGTCAATCGATCGCTCGAAACCGAATTCGCGAGGCGCTTATTTTCAAGAACGCAGTTCTGGACCTCTGCCCGAGTGAATCGAAGTGCGCGCAGCTCGCGGTCCTGCGTTGTCCGAGAGCTTTCGCGACTCCTCTCTGTATTTCGTTATGCCGAGCGTTGTTTGATTAGAAAAGTTTCTCGCGGCGAATGCTTCCTTCGTTTGTCAAACGTGCGCAACGTTAGTTTCGCCGTGCGCCTCGGTGCGCAGATTATATTCGTAAGTTGTAACCGAGTAACATAGAAGGTATTCCAAGGTTTCACGTGTCGCTGTGCGCAAGAACGTTCGCGCGTTACGCATTTCCGTTGGCGCGCACGTTTCGTCTGTTCCGTTTGCGTTCTAACGAGCTCCCGCGAGACCCTTAACGGGAAGTAAGAAATTACTTGCGACAATATACCGCAAGTACGTCTAGTCGTTTACGTTCATTTACATCGGTACGCTCGAGGGAGAGATAAATGTTTCGCGATAGGTGAACCCGGCGCCGCGTTTGCGTTTCCGCGGCACCGGCCAGCCGGAGAATCATGTACATACATCCATGTACATATATGCGCACAGTATATATGTGACACGTTCGTAATTATCATGTGATATATTCGTAATCGTCGGAGGCAGGATTTTGTAATTTCCAATGGCATTCTTTCCGTTGCGAGAACGTTAGTCGCGAGACACGTGCTCTTTGTCGTATCAGTGATTTCGATAGTCGAAGGGTCAGCAGGAACGAAGGATCGATCCCTCGAACGAACCCTTCCCCTCTGGTCGTGGAACGTTCTTGGTACCTATATGAAATTAGAATACTTTGGTATTAGCACCCTTTGTATAATTAAGGGACGTCTTCGAGAATCCCCGTGCATCTTTTTTCCTGCAAACTCTTCAGCCCCCACCCCTCTTCAGTTTCCTTACGTACGGGACTGTGCAAGGTGATCGCTTCTGCTCCGAACAAATGGTACACACGTCGCTCGTCACGGTACCAAACATTACTCTTAATTCTATCAGATGGGTATTTTATCATTAACGTAGACGGTTGACCTTCGCTTAGCGGATCGATGGTTTACATTAATTCCAAGCTGATTGTCGATGTATGTAATTCTTATTGCGTCAGGATAATGTGTATTTGAACAAATATCGATGATTTTATATGGCCgagaaaataaagtttttatacAAACCTACCACCACCGTCTCTTTAAATGCAACACCCACCGTTCTACCTCTGTCGTCGCTCTTACACTCCAATCGAAGTcggtattaacccttaactggtatcctggggtcagtcgtgaccccaagcacgcaaggttcgctgcgaAATATTTGGTTgcctaagtttgtaaactgaattactaattaatttgatcacaacagtttaactttctacgtatctattattttatacattacctacgaacaaaataggtattcatagagatTTATCTAATGtccactttacaaatttccgtgtccttttttatttggggtctgtcgcgaccccaagataacagttacgtttgaaaaaacagtataccagttaagggttaatcctGTGAACCACTGTCCCTTCCCACGGAGCACAGTGCCCAACTGGAAATTCCTCAGCGTGGAGGAGAGGCAGGAATAAACTGCCCAGCTTTTACTGTCGCTCGCTCGCGGCCCGTCAGAATTAACCCCCTGGCTGGTTCGCTGCCGGAGCAGAGGGAAGATCGGCGTTAATACTTCTCTCCGGCGGCTGGCCACGGTAAGCCGAGAATGGTTTCAGGGTTACCGATACGGGAGACGGAAAAATGTGTTGGAAGGAAGGCGGATTTCGCGGTGGAAGGCGGCCAGCTCGGTGTACCGTGTCTACCACCACCGTCGCGACCACCACCATCGGGTACGCAGCCACCACCGTGGGGGCCTGGTGATCGGCGCGAGCAGGTATGGTGGTGGCCACGCGGTATAGCGCAACAACactcccttcttctttgttgCTGCTGGCTTGCTAGAAAGGTGACTATGCCAAGAAGACAGGAGGTATTGAGCACGCCTTGCGTATACCCAGTCACCTTTCTCTCCTCGTGACCGTAGCATATGTTCTGCGACGTCGATGGAGCTCGCGCGGCTTTGAACGGCGCCACATCGTGAAGCTGCTGCCTCCACCTCCCTTTCGCTCTCTGGTCTCTCTCCCCCACCGGGGTGGATTTTTACCGAATTCTCCAGCGAGAACAAGCCCGGCCCGGAGGCCGCCAGTGTTCGCTCGGCAGGGACCCGGCGCGGTAAAAACGTAGAACAGTCGAAAGGGAAGTTGTTCGCCGCGGCGGAGCAACGTCGCGAGGAATCGGCAGCCTTCACGCGAGTCCCCTCGGTTTCACCCGGCTGTCGTTCTCGATTCTCGCCCTGGGCGTATGTGCGCGGACTCCGCGGCGTTCGAGTAACGAGTCACCAGGTCACCCTCGCCCGGGAGATCTTCGTCGTTTCGAGTGGGCCAGGATCAACGGCTGAGAGACGAACATGATCGTCCTGAGCAGCGCGCTGCTCCTGCTGGCGGTCGCGTCCACAGTGGGTGAGTACCGAGCGTTCTCCGTATTATTTCTCAGCGGCTGCTCCCGGAGTCGAACCGAGGCGTCGATACTATTCTGGCTCCCTTACGTCACTGGGCCCACAGCCGTCGCATCCTCGCTATCTTCCTTTAACGCCGCATAGTTGGAACTGCAAACAGTGCAAACGTGCAGCCTCCACTCGCGCGGAGTTCGTTTCGCGCGTATAGCTTTAAACGACTCTCGAAGGTCGAGAAGAACGCCGATCGTAGCGGTGAACGTCGCGTCGGCGCGGGACAAACTTTCATTCAAATATCTCGAATAGTTCGCGTTACATAATGCCCAAGTGATATTTTGCCCGATGCGCAGCGAACCTTGAGAAAATGTGGAAGATGCACTTCGAGAAACAAGCAACGTCTTTGACGGAACTTCGACCCGTTTTGCAGGAAAGAAGCGTCGCGATATTTAAATCGTAGAACAGTGTCCATTGGGTATCgttgttgaataaaaatttacctAAGCGAAGCCTTCGGGTGCTTCGAAGCTCAGGCTCCGTAGCTGCGGCGAACCAGTTCGCTGGTTCGCCCGTTCGCATTAGCCGCGAAAATGTCAGTTTACGTAATGCATCGGCTCGTTGGATAACTGGTACACGCGGAAATCAAGCAGAGCGCCTTTGGTCCCCGAGGGTGTGCCCCAAGGGTGGCGCGAGAACCTCTTTTTCTTTCCCCCCTCGCGCTCGGTTCCCTTCTCGACCGGGCCCAAATACGGCGGCACGCTCTAAAATGCTTCCTCGAACAGCCAGATCGGCTTAATCCGTCTGGACCGCTTTGGGAAAAATCCGCTGCTCGTTAGCGGCTCTTATCTGCGCCCGTTTGGAATACCTGCTATCGCTTTTGAATATCCATCGCTACTTTTTAAGGAAACGCGTCTGGAGTCGCTCCTCCGCGTAGCCGTTCGGTGGGTGTACCTTTGTCCCTTTCCTCCGCCAGCAGAGGAATCGAAATTACTTCATCGGCTGGCTCCGGTCGGCAGGTATTCAGGTCACCCGCTGGAACTTCGGTTTACTAAGTATTTCGTAGCGACGCGGCAGCAACAAGTACAATCCAATTTCGTGGCTTTTAATTTCCGTCGATTCAGCCAGGCGCCTCCGTCAAAGTTTGCGGCCAGCGTGGCGGGCGGTTTCGCAAAGGCGGTCGTTTCGCATGCGAAAGCCAGCTACCGTGTTGCGAGAGTTTCTCCCGGTCGAAGCGAACAATCAGCGGAGACCGAGCGTAATAGCGGGAACAAattgttttcgaattttcgtgaATTACTCCGCGGCTTAGCAAATCGCTGGGTATAGTGCCTCTGCgggctatagtgacttaggtgcgagcccactccgcggggtcttaaccgatatcctgctgggtatgggccgctaaacgtcaCCTCtcgcaggactgtgtttagggaagaccaggacaaaaccgaggccctaaagattaagcgttacaatttcgattttaataaaataaagaagaaattgattatcattattaacccttaactggtatactgtttttttcaaacgtaactgttatcttggggtcgtgacAGACCCCAAAttaaaaaggacacagaaatttgtaaagtggaCATTAGatgaacctctatgaatacctattttgttcgtaggtaatgtataaaataatagatacgtagaaagttaaactgttctgatcaaattaattagaaattcagtttacaaacttagacgaccaaatattttgcagcgaaccttgcgtgcttggggtcatgactgaccccaggataccagttaagggttaaaagacatcgattaagctttgctactgtctattaaaaattgtctcattgtcagcacatattaaatagaaattcaTTGTAGTAAAGTATATGcacagcattagaacagttgcaatgtaaattattttatattaacttattttaaattaaaatcactgcatgcttcaggtaatttttggagattttaccctttaggaccccggttttgtcctggtcttccctaaacacagtcctgcaagagggggtagggggcacgtttggcggcccgtacccagcagggtatcgattaagaccctactgagtgacctcacaaataagtcactatatctcggataagCACTATACAGTGCCTTAGGTGTGGAGTCCCCCTGCTACCTCTTgcaagactgtatttagagaagaccaggacaaaactgggggccctaacagaaaataaaacagaaattgaagatacggttcatcattattaaaaaacatcgattaagctttgattaattattagactgattcataaattctccactactgttctaatgcagtacatataccttactaaaatatatttgtatttaatatgagccaatttttaatagccagtagcaaagcttaattgatgtcttttaacccttaactggtatactgtttttggcaaacgtaactgttatcttggggtcgtggcagaccccaaataaaaaaggacacagaaatttgtaaagtcga
This window contains:
- the Ttv gene encoding exostosin glycosyltransferase 1 ttv; this translates as MQAKKRYLLLFVTCAFLGYCYFGGYRLKSEKWAGRSQLPYERLPSYLSLNEEFYDKDLRTSNGNSLTSHRTSRCRMETCFDFTKCKQGFTVYVYPVEDVISPLYQKILNVITESRYYTPDPARACIFVLALDTLDRDPLSTEFVHNLPAKLMRLPYWNNGRNHLIFNLYSGTWPDYAEEALAFDLGYAILAKASMSIFRHRPDFDVSIPLFGKQHPERGGEPGQALENNFPNNKKYVAAFKGKRYVHGIGSETRNALYHLHNGKDLVFVTTCRHGKAWKEMQDEHCQQDNQEYDTYDYEILLMNATFCLVPRGRRLGSFRFLEALRAGCIPVVLSNGWALPFHERIDWTQAVIFSDERLLLQIPDIVRSVSNVQILKLRQQTQFLWERYFSSIEKIVFTVFENIRERLPWEGSREKLVWNTSPGALAILPQFADSQQELPFSKSNPGNTFTAIIYSQLGSTAVLYRLLKSLAKSKYLDKIILMWNSDVPLPRKPRWQGIKAQIHVVTVDGISQRFYPHPLIKTSAILSLDEDATLNMDEIDFAFTVWRLFPDRIIGYPARSHYWDDSKRSWGYTSKWTNDYSIILTGAAFYHRYYNTLYTELLSSTLHKTVEQSQNCEDILMNFLVSHVTRRPPIKVTQRKLYKDTTVAGIRSPWNDPDHFIQRQTCMNTFVAVFGYMPLLRSNMRLDPVLFKDSVSNLRKKYRQIELVSN